A window of the Cystobacter fuscus genome harbors these coding sequences:
- a CDS encoding terpene synthase family protein, protein MRTIALPPLRLPFPQKLNPHNHQAWPHTVEWVKRFNLLPEKAIPYFRAQDYHWLSAYAFPEADLEQLILINDCMTAFYLFDKHWDDAPPDALESMQAPLLDALWGRPPGDAPEGPLENAMRDMRRRMMKYSTDAWMTRFCESLEAYFKACVWEAKNKSNSQVPDVASYIRMREATGAVQPSFELAGVLGLVQIPPSVLEEPIIKRLNQLANHEITLFNDIISLEKEMRVGDMHNLVFIIQKQNEKNGTECSLEGAMKQAAKMHDDEVLEFLELEAKVPSWGEPLDTEVRRYIDVLRCWMRANMDWSLMSTRYKTPEAPAA, encoded by the coding sequence ATGAGAACGATTGCCCTTCCCCCGCTCCGTCTGCCGTTTCCCCAGAAGCTCAATCCACACAACCATCAGGCCTGGCCGCACACGGTGGAGTGGGTGAAGCGCTTCAACCTGCTGCCGGAAAAGGCGATCCCCTACTTCCGCGCGCAGGACTACCACTGGCTGTCCGCGTATGCCTTCCCGGAGGCGGACCTCGAGCAGTTGATCCTCATCAACGACTGCATGACGGCGTTCTACCTCTTCGACAAGCACTGGGACGACGCTCCGCCCGACGCGCTCGAGTCGATGCAGGCTCCGCTGCTCGATGCCCTGTGGGGTCGGCCGCCAGGGGATGCTCCGGAGGGGCCGCTCGAGAACGCGATGCGCGACATGCGGCGGCGGATGATGAAGTACAGCACCGACGCGTGGATGACGCGCTTCTGCGAGAGCCTCGAGGCCTACTTCAAGGCGTGTGTCTGGGAGGCCAAGAACAAGAGCAACAGCCAGGTGCCCGACGTGGCCTCCTACATCCGCATGCGCGAGGCGACGGGCGCGGTGCAGCCCAGCTTCGAGCTGGCGGGGGTGCTCGGGCTCGTCCAGATTCCTCCGAGCGTGCTGGAGGAGCCGATCATCAAGCGGCTCAACCAGCTGGCCAACCACGAAATCACCCTGTTCAACGACATCATCTCCCTGGAGAAGGAGATGCGCGTCGGGGACATGCACAACCTCGTTTTCATCATCCAGAAGCAGAACGAGAAGAACGGGACGGAGTGCTCGCTCGAGGGCGCCATGAAGCAGGCGGCCAAGATGCACGACGACGAGGTGCTCGAGTTCCTCGAGCTGGAGGCCAAGGTGCCCTCGTGGGGCGAGCCCCTGGACACCGAGGTGCGGCGCTACATCGACGTGCTGCGGTGCTGGATGCGCGCCAACATGGACTGGTCGCTGATGTCCACGCGGTACAAGACCCCCGAGGCCCCCGCGGCCTGA
- a CDS encoding riboflavin synthase — protein sequence MFTGLIQDIGVVERVIPGGMTDLWIRTALGARDFALGESIAVDGACLTVVERAGDSFRVQAAPETLRRTTLGARQPGSRVNLERALALGDRLGGHLVAGHVDAVSEVLETRAEGGSWVMVFRLPAELAPFFIEKGSVAIDGISLTVNTVGTDRFSVQLIPETQERTTLRSRGVGERVNLEGDMIGKYVARLVSLRQGPGGGGLSEAVLKAAGFGG from the coding sequence ATGTTCACCGGACTCATCCAGGACATCGGCGTGGTGGAGCGAGTCATCCCCGGCGGGATGACGGACTTGTGGATTCGCACGGCGCTGGGCGCGCGGGACTTCGCGCTCGGGGAATCGATCGCGGTGGATGGCGCCTGCCTCACCGTGGTGGAGCGCGCGGGAGACTCCTTCCGCGTCCAGGCCGCCCCGGAGACGCTGCGGCGCACCACCCTGGGCGCCCGGCAGCCGGGCTCGCGCGTCAACCTCGAGCGGGCGCTCGCCCTGGGAGACCGGCTGGGCGGCCACCTCGTCGCCGGCCACGTGGACGCGGTGAGCGAGGTGCTGGAGACGCGCGCCGAGGGCGGCTCGTGGGTGATGGTCTTCCGCCTCCCCGCCGAACTCGCCCCCTTCTTCATCGAGAAGGGCTCGGTGGCCATCGACGGCATCAGCCTCACCGTCAACACGGTGGGGACGGATCGCTTCAGCGTCCAGCTCATCCCCGAGACGCAGGAGCGCACCACGCTGCGCTCGCGCGGAGTGGGCGAGCGGGTGAATCTGGAAGGCGACATGATTGGCAAGTACGTGGCGCGGCTCGTGTCGCTGCGCCAGGGCCCGGGCGGCGGTGGCCTCTCCGAGGCGGTCCTCAAGGCGGCGGGCTTCGGCGGTTGA
- the ribB gene encoding 3,4-dihydroxy-2-butanone-4-phosphate synthase: MARGRQHESDSITLVEKALAEIRKGRMVILTDDEDRENEGDLVMAAEKVTPQDINFMATHGRGLICLALDEERIRRLNLPLMVQDNTSSFQTAFTVSIEAAQGVSTGISAADRAHTIQVAVAPNARPSDLARPGHIFPLRARQGGVLVRTGQTEGSVDLARMAGLRPSGVICEIMNPDGTMSRRPDLVKFARKHQMVLLSVADIIRYRLERERLVRRLEETTLERRGQGSFRAYTYGSDVDSAVHVAVVKGELSGREPVLTRVHRTCLVGDLLGSAGCECGVQLERAFQAIHEAGRGVIVFLQGDSARKNRLRCTHVSNEELVPGHKDQTRLREFGVGAQILKDLGLTRLRLLTNNPKKIVGLESYSLEVVEQVPLIPAAPATRRVAARRPPRGRQAS; encoded by the coding sequence ATGGCGCGCGGCAGGCAGCACGAGTCGGACAGCATCACCCTGGTGGAGAAGGCGCTCGCGGAGATCCGCAAGGGCCGCATGGTCATCCTCACGGATGACGAGGACCGGGAGAACGAGGGCGATCTCGTCATGGCGGCGGAGAAGGTGACGCCCCAGGACATCAACTTCATGGCCACCCACGGGCGCGGGCTCATCTGCCTGGCGCTCGACGAGGAGCGCATCCGGCGGCTCAACCTGCCCCTCATGGTGCAGGACAACACCTCGTCCTTCCAGACGGCCTTCACCGTCTCCATCGAGGCGGCCCAGGGGGTCTCCACGGGCATCTCCGCCGCGGACCGCGCCCACACCATCCAGGTGGCCGTGGCGCCGAACGCCAGGCCGTCGGACCTCGCGCGGCCCGGGCACATCTTCCCCCTGCGCGCCCGGCAGGGTGGGGTGCTCGTGCGCACCGGTCAGACCGAGGGCAGCGTGGACCTGGCGCGCATGGCGGGACTGCGCCCCTCGGGCGTCATCTGCGAGATCATGAACCCGGACGGCACCATGTCGCGCCGGCCGGATCTGGTGAAGTTCGCCCGCAAGCACCAGATGGTGCTCCTGTCCGTGGCCGACATCATCCGCTACCGCCTGGAGCGCGAGCGGCTGGTGCGGCGGCTCGAGGAGACGACGCTGGAGCGCCGCGGCCAGGGCAGCTTCCGGGCCTACACCTACGGCAGCGACGTGGACAGCGCGGTGCACGTGGCCGTGGTCAAGGGCGAGCTGTCCGGTCGTGAGCCGGTGCTCACCCGCGTCCACCGCACCTGTCTGGTGGGGGATCTGCTGGGCAGCGCCGGGTGCGAGTGTGGCGTGCAGCTCGAGCGGGCCTTCCAGGCCATCCACGAGGCCGGGCGGGGGGTCATCGTCTTCCTGCAGGGGGACTCGGCGCGGAAGAACCGGCTGCGCTGCACCCATGTCTCCAACGAGGAGCTGGTGCCCGGGCACAAGGATCAGACGCGCCTGCGCGAGTTCGGCGTGGGGGCGCAGATCCTCAAGGACCTGGGGCTCACCCGGCTGCGCCTGCTCACCAACAATCCCAAGAAGATCGTGGGGTTGGAGAGCTACTCACTGGAGGTGGTGGAGCAGGTTCCGCTCATCCCGGCCGCCCCGGCGACCCGGCGCGTGGCCGCTCGCCGTCCCCCGCGCGGCCGTCAGGCCTCCTGA
- the ribE gene encoding 6,7-dimethyl-8-ribityllumazine synthase: MPRYIEGDFLPPKGRFAICVARFNAFITEELVKGALDTLVRHGVADGDIDVFRCPGTYELPALTRRVSETRSYVGIITLGAVIRGGTPHFDYVSGECTKGIGQVAFTSQAAVTFGVLTCDTVEQAIDRAGVKAGNKGSEAAAACIEMVNLHAKLATLTDGKRS; this comes from the coding sequence ATGCCTCGCTACATCGAAGGTGACTTCCTCCCCCCCAAGGGCCGCTTCGCCATCTGCGTGGCCCGTTTCAACGCGTTCATCACCGAGGAGCTGGTGAAGGGCGCGCTGGACACGCTGGTCCGCCACGGCGTCGCCGACGGGGATATCGACGTATTCCGTTGTCCGGGCACCTATGAGCTGCCCGCGCTCACGCGGCGCGTGTCGGAGACGCGCTCGTACGTGGGCATCATCACCCTGGGCGCCGTCATTCGCGGCGGCACGCCCCACTTCGACTACGTGTCGGGCGAGTGCACCAAGGGCATCGGCCAGGTGGCCTTCACCTCGCAGGCGGCCGTCACCTTCGGCGTGCTCACGTGCGACACGGTGGAGCAGGCGATCGACCGGGCGGGCGTGAAGGCCGGCAACAAGGGCTCGGAAGCGGCCGCGGCGTGCATCGAGATGGTCAACCTCCACGCGAAGCTCGCCACGCTGACGGACGGGAAGAGGAGCTGA
- the nusB gene encoding transcription antitermination factor NusB: MGARRTARERALQALYQMEMTPGSIHDALEAAWAAAEVTNKEPEAVKFARELTEGVMAHRAEIDRLIEQHSHNWRLDRMSRIDRNVLRLGVFELKYRPDIPKKVSLNEAVELGKNFGTEESSAFVNGLLDRVAVALGKQ; the protein is encoded by the coding sequence ATGGGTGCGCGCAGAACGGCACGCGAGCGGGCCCTCCAGGCGCTCTACCAGATGGAGATGACGCCGGGCTCCATCCATGATGCCCTGGAAGCGGCCTGGGCCGCCGCCGAGGTGACGAACAAGGAGCCCGAGGCGGTGAAGTTCGCCCGCGAGCTCACCGAGGGCGTCATGGCGCACCGCGCGGAGATTGATCGGCTCATCGAGCAGCACAGCCACAACTGGCGCCTGGATCGCATGTCACGCATCGATCGCAACGTGCTGCGCCTGGGCGTCTTCGAGCTGAAGTACCGCCCGGACATCCCCAAGAAGGTGTCGCTCAACGAGGCGGTGGAGCTCGGCAAGAACTTCGGCACCGAGGAGTCCAGCGCCTTCGTCAACGGCCTGCTGGATCGCGTGGCCGTCGCCCTGGGGAAGCAGTGA
- a CDS encoding M17 family peptidase N-terminal domain-containing protein yields the protein MNVSAHELGLGGLDALADVDALCLFVGEDDRPLPGTAGYVDWRLCGTLSRVLQSGFFVGAQDDSLLLPTDGRFSIPRVFVMGLGRRRGLEPSSLGEALASAGKVLTRARVESVALEVPGQDALDESVRLSALQEHFLPAFRGRKVAVLADKELARRLSGRKG from the coding sequence GTGAACGTCTCCGCGCACGAGCTGGGCCTGGGCGGATTGGACGCGCTGGCGGACGTGGACGCCCTGTGCCTCTTCGTGGGCGAGGACGACCGGCCCCTGCCCGGCACCGCCGGCTATGTGGACTGGCGCTTGTGCGGCACCCTGTCGCGCGTGCTCCAGTCCGGCTTCTTCGTGGGCGCCCAGGACGACTCGCTCCTGCTGCCCACCGATGGTCGCTTCAGCATCCCCCGCGTCTTCGTCATGGGCCTGGGCCGGCGGCGCGGCCTGGAGCCGTCCTCCCTCGGCGAGGCGCTCGCCTCCGCGGGCAAGGTGCTCACCCGGGCCAGGGTGGAGTCCGTTGCCCTGGAAGTCCCCGGACAGGACGCCCTGGACGAATCCGTCCGCCTCTCCGCCCTCCAGGAACACTTCCTCCCGGCTTTCCGGGGAAGGAAGGTGGCCGTGCTGGCGGACAAGGAACTCGCTCGCCGCCTTTCCGGCCGCAAGGGCTGA
- a CDS encoding response regulator, whose protein sequence is MTSKILIVEDSKASRELISATVESIPGLEAIATSSGLEALKLLPQHAFALIITDINMPDINGLELIRFVKTNPTLRDTPLFIVTTEGREKDRDRGLALGAAEYLVKPFSPQSLEGLVRRYLKLA, encoded by the coding sequence ATGACGTCCAAGATTCTCATCGTGGAGGATTCGAAGGCCTCGCGGGAGTTGATCTCCGCGACGGTGGAGTCCATCCCCGGGCTGGAGGCCATCGCCACCAGCAGCGGTCTGGAGGCGCTCAAGCTGCTGCCCCAGCACGCCTTCGCGCTCATCATCACCGACATCAACATGCCCGACATCAATGGGCTGGAGCTCATCCGCTTCGTCAAGACGAACCCCACCTTGCGCGACACGCCCCTGTTCATCGTCACCACCGAGGGCCGCGAGAAGGACCGTGACCGGGGACTGGCGCTGGGCGCGGCGGAGTACCTCGTCAAACCCTTCTCCCCGCAGAGCCTGGAAGGGCTCGTGCGGCGCTACCTCAAGCTCGCGTGA
- a CDS encoding chemotaxis protein CheA has translation MNSAGKALAEFVAEGTEILESLGKELLVLDQQRGVEPEPDIINGIFRAAHSLKGLAALFGQERIARLAHQSEDLLDRLRLGRLSLDDQVLDLLIESLDVLQALLAEAAREESSDALNERVKELGERLANLGTASAAADEDPLDRLELDPQVRSVFTEYEEHRLRENVRRGVALFRIRAAFDLSDFDTGLTELNVRLKPLGEVVSTLPSSEPGGLSGIAFDLIFGSRVSEAELAAKLQGTPAQLFALTVRPSAAALVPVGSAPETPAAPLPLALPPAEAPAAKKTTRRKPRASKTGAGSSTSAEDVAPADAPLVKASSLRAVEPVVPALPASDTSSLPVVRTLTEEPVAPRGPKAESESARSLTQTVRVDISRLDALMNTVGELLLIKANLQRMAESARVDAGVTLSKVWGQDLSRETRQLERKLDALQEGLLEARMVPVGQVFDRLARLVRRIAREVGKEIDFVIGGGDVELDKLIVEELSDPLMHIIRNAIDHGAESPEARLAAGKSRRARVSLQAEQKGNHVLIKVSDDGAGIDELGVRELALRKGLITEAQAREMSRRELLNLIFLPGFSTARSVSELSGRGVGLDVVKNNIGNLSGIIDVWSERGMGTAFHITLPVTLAIIRALVVGVSGRTYAVPLNSVLEILSVKPAEIRTVERREVLDLRGTTLPLMRLARVFNHPERPADRYFVVVAGLAQERLGIAVDELQGQQDIVVKSLGGRLQGVRGISGAADLANRRTVLVLDVGALLEEGMSSERRRA, from the coding sequence GTGAACTCCGCCGGCAAGGCCCTGGCGGAGTTCGTCGCCGAGGGAACGGAAATCCTCGAGTCGCTGGGCAAGGAACTGCTCGTGCTGGATCAACAGCGCGGGGTGGAACCCGAGCCGGACATCATCAACGGCATCTTCCGGGCGGCGCACTCGCTCAAGGGCCTGGCGGCGCTCTTCGGCCAGGAGCGCATCGCCAGGCTCGCCCACCAGTCCGAGGATCTGCTGGATCGGCTGCGGCTGGGCCGGCTGTCGCTGGATGACCAGGTGCTCGATCTGCTCATCGAGTCGCTGGACGTGCTCCAGGCCCTGCTGGCGGAGGCCGCGCGCGAGGAGTCCTCGGACGCCTTGAACGAGCGCGTGAAGGAGCTGGGCGAGCGCCTAGCCAACCTGGGCACCGCCTCGGCGGCGGCCGACGAGGATCCGCTCGATCGGCTGGAGCTGGACCCGCAGGTGCGCTCCGTCTTCACCGAGTACGAGGAGCACCGCCTGCGCGAGAACGTGCGCCGGGGCGTGGCGCTCTTCCGCATCCGGGCCGCGTTCGACCTGTCCGACTTCGACACCGGGCTCACCGAGCTCAACGTGCGCCTCAAGCCCCTGGGCGAGGTCGTCAGCACGCTGCCCTCGTCGGAGCCCGGAGGCCTGTCGGGCATCGCGTTCGATCTCATCTTCGGCTCCCGGGTGTCCGAAGCGGAGCTGGCGGCGAAGCTGCAAGGTACGCCCGCGCAGCTCTTCGCGCTCACCGTCCGTCCGAGTGCCGCGGCCCTGGTCCCGGTCGGGTCCGCCCCGGAGACACCGGCCGCGCCGCTTCCCCTCGCGCTCCCACCCGCCGAGGCGCCCGCGGCGAAGAAGACGACCCGGCGCAAGCCTCGCGCTTCCAAGACGGGCGCGGGGTCGTCCACGTCGGCGGAGGACGTGGCGCCCGCGGACGCTCCGCTGGTGAAGGCCTCCTCCCTGCGCGCCGTCGAGCCGGTCGTTCCGGCGCTCCCCGCGTCCGACACCTCCTCGCTGCCCGTGGTGCGCACGCTGACCGAGGAGCCGGTGGCGCCGCGTGGCCCCAAGGCGGAGAGCGAGTCGGCGCGCAGCCTGACGCAGACGGTGCGCGTGGACATCAGCCGCCTGGACGCGTTGATGAACACCGTGGGTGAGCTGCTGCTCATCAAGGCGAACCTGCAGCGCATGGCGGAGAGCGCCCGGGTGGACGCCGGGGTGACGCTCTCCAAGGTGTGGGGCCAGGATCTCTCGCGCGAGACGCGGCAGCTCGAGCGCAAGCTGGACGCGCTCCAGGAGGGCCTGCTCGAGGCGCGCATGGTGCCGGTGGGTCAGGTGTTCGACCGACTGGCCCGGCTGGTGCGCCGCATCGCGCGCGAGGTGGGCAAGGAGATCGACTTCGTCATCGGCGGCGGCGACGTGGAGCTGGACAAGCTCATCGTCGAGGAGCTGAGCGATCCGCTCATGCACATCATCCGCAACGCCATCGACCACGGCGCCGAGTCGCCCGAGGCCCGACTGGCGGCGGGCAAGTCACGGCGGGCCCGGGTGTCCCTGCAGGCCGAGCAGAAGGGCAACCACGTCCTCATCAAGGTGAGCGACGACGGGGCGGGCATCGACGAGCTGGGGGTGCGTGAGCTCGCGCTGCGCAAGGGCCTCATCACCGAGGCGCAGGCGCGCGAGATGAGCCGGCGCGAGCTGCTCAACCTCATCTTCCTGCCGGGCTTCTCCACGGCGCGCAGCGTGTCCGAGCTGTCGGGCCGGGGCGTGGGCCTGGACGTGGTGAAGAACAACATCGGCAACCTGTCCGGCATCATCGACGTGTGGAGCGAGCGCGGGATGGGCACCGCCTTCCACATCACGCTGCCCGTCACGCTCGCCATCATCCGCGCGCTCGTCGTGGGGGTGAGCGGGCGCACCTACGCCGTGCCCCTCAACAGCGTGCTGGAGATCCTCTCCGTCAAGCCGGCGGAGATCCGCACGGTGGAGCGGCGCGAGGTGTTGGATCTGCGGGGCACCACGCTGCCGCTCATGCGCCTGGCCCGGGTGTTCAACCACCCCGAGCGTCCCGCGGACCGCTACTTCGTGGTGGTGGCGGGGCTGGCCCAGGAGCGCCTGGGCATCGCCGTGGATGAGCTGCAGGGCCAGCAGGACATCGTCGTCAAGTCGCTGGGTGGCCGCCTGCAGGGCGTGCGGGGGATTTCGGGGGCCGCCGACCTCGCCAACCGGCGCACCGTGCTGGTGTTGGATGTGGGTGCCCTGCTCGAAGAGGGGATGAGCTCCGAGCGCCGCCGGGCCTGA
- a CDS encoding chemotaxis protein CheW: MPALSVLLDSFFYRPDEDVGLIQEVVAGTDESLEPVAEEVPEEYLAFQLEGELYAVPIHGVREIVKVPSLTEVPRAAPNLLGVMYLRGEVLPVYDIKVKLRLADKAPLVAGPDATVTPPRGTRIIVVQASDGLAGIWVDAVNEVVRLRPSMLELAPPGVGGGERDCVVGLGRRKQELFILLDLWQALS; the protein is encoded by the coding sequence GTGCCCGCCTTGTCCGTCCTGCTCGACAGCTTCTTCTACCGCCCCGATGAGGACGTGGGCCTCATCCAGGAAGTGGTGGCCGGGACCGATGAGTCGCTCGAGCCCGTCGCGGAAGAGGTGCCCGAGGAGTATCTGGCCTTCCAACTGGAGGGCGAGCTCTACGCGGTCCCCATCCACGGCGTGCGGGAGATCGTCAAGGTACCATCCTTGACCGAGGTGCCTCGCGCCGCCCCCAACCTGCTGGGCGTCATGTACCTGCGCGGCGAGGTGCTGCCCGTCTACGACATCAAGGTGAAGCTGCGCCTGGCCGACAAGGCGCCCCTGGTGGCGGGTCCGGACGCCACCGTGACGCCTCCGCGCGGCACGCGCATCATCGTCGTGCAGGCCTCCGACGGGCTCGCCGGCATCTGGGTGGACGCCGTCAACGAGGTGGTGCGGCTGCGTCCCTCGATGCTGGAGCTGGCCCCGCCCGGTGTGGGCGGTGGAGAGCGCGACTGCGTGGTGGGGCTCGGGCGGCGCAAACAGGAACTCTTCATTCTGCTCGATCTCTGGCAGGCCCTTTCATGA
- a CDS encoding chemotaxis protein CheW, with the protein MRQRINVLTRVTQSRAEEEAAAERDPLVQLCAFFVGTEEYAVDIMRVEEILQPQRLTPLRGSPPFIEGVIRLRGAILPVVDLRKRLLGQPSPVDTPKTRLLVCWLGRRRVAFTVDRVSEVVRLRRSDIKPALGAVGSAPFVVGVYGAPEGRDASAPGGERLKLLLDVKALLLAEMLAESNSNPNRRVNG; encoded by the coding sequence ATGAGACAGCGAATCAACGTCCTCACCCGCGTGACGCAATCGCGCGCCGAGGAAGAAGCCGCGGCGGAGCGGGATCCGCTCGTGCAGCTGTGCGCCTTCTTCGTGGGCACCGAGGAATACGCCGTGGACATCATGCGGGTGGAGGAGATCCTCCAGCCCCAGCGCCTCACGCCCCTGCGCGGCTCGCCTCCCTTCATCGAGGGCGTCATCCGGCTGCGCGGCGCCATCCTCCCGGTGGTGGACCTGCGCAAGCGGCTGCTCGGCCAGCCCTCACCCGTGGACACCCCCAAGACGCGGCTGCTGGTGTGCTGGCTGGGCCGCCGGCGCGTGGCCTTCACCGTGGACCGGGTGTCCGAGGTGGTGCGGCTGCGCAGAAGTGACATCAAGCCCGCGCTCGGAGCGGTGGGCTCGGCGCCCTTCGTGGTGGGCGTCTATGGCGCGCCCGAGGGCCGCGATGCTTCCGCGCCCGGTGGCGAGCGCCTCAAGCTGCTGCTGGACGTGAAGGCCCTGCTGCTGGCGGAGATGCTGGCCGAGTCCAACTCCAACCCCAACCGACGGGTGAACGGATGA
- a CDS encoding HEAT repeat domain-containing protein has translation MSEEGRNAEEVRYRALLDLDVSRPEAREELVTGLHDESWRVRRAAAEGLVRLPERGAVVERLIAVLGERDETGARNAAAESLAGMGASAVQPLVHLLGHADPDLRKFAADILGQLALPEAEGALVAVLLEDGDLNVRVAAAEALGRVGGRGAAFALERVLSNPEPLLRLSALESLAALRHPPPLADVVPLLNNPLLKRSAYRVLGLIERTEVVALVCRGLAASESRSTREAALVALGQHSARMADGARPAMYAAVGEALRRLLGAVSWVTSALESGDIEVKTGALVAAAALREPRLAPLVAEVAQEERLVPEVMRTLACFGPETGRELLASMDRLSFPAREAAGQVLVDMVDESFVPELVQMLDWGEVDLKGVAARALGRTGALEAVEPLAGFLSNPELAGVAARALVALSAGFRAQVLQVLQTSLEQGAQPVVLNALVRVGGTAQLPLVRRIAREASVPLRATAVEVLAAVDPSGGLELARVALVDEAPRVRAAAVRVLGQVGDVSLAPLLQRALSDDALEVRLAALEAVGECGAVALAEDLEALVRHPDGAIAFRAVRSLARLGVLRDEVIQHAVAHEDHEVVKAALLAGAASGGGEALALGLLGHAHWDVRAAAARVLADSREERLLPPLMNALLSETDALARRALVDAVERLSGR, from the coding sequence ATGAGCGAGGAGGGGCGGAACGCCGAGGAGGTGCGTTACCGGGCCCTGCTGGATCTGGACGTGTCGCGCCCGGAGGCCCGAGAGGAACTGGTGACCGGCCTGCACGACGAGAGCTGGCGGGTGCGCCGCGCGGCGGCCGAGGGGCTCGTGCGGCTGCCGGAGCGCGGGGCCGTGGTGGAGCGGCTCATCGCCGTGCTGGGCGAGCGCGACGAGACGGGCGCGCGCAACGCCGCGGCGGAGTCCCTCGCGGGCATGGGGGCCTCGGCGGTGCAGCCCCTGGTGCACCTGCTCGGACACGCGGATCCGGACCTGCGCAAGTTCGCCGCGGACATCCTCGGCCAGCTCGCGCTGCCGGAAGCGGAGGGCGCGCTGGTGGCCGTGCTGCTGGAGGATGGGGATCTCAACGTCCGGGTGGCGGCGGCGGAGGCCCTGGGCCGGGTGGGGGGACGCGGCGCGGCGTTCGCGCTCGAGCGCGTGCTGTCCAACCCCGAGCCCCTCCTGCGCCTGAGCGCCCTGGAGTCGCTCGCGGCGCTGCGCCATCCGCCCCCGCTCGCCGACGTGGTGCCCCTGCTCAACAACCCCCTGCTCAAGCGCAGCGCCTACCGGGTGCTGGGCCTCATCGAGCGCACCGAGGTCGTGGCGCTGGTGTGCCGGGGTCTGGCGGCGTCCGAGTCGCGCTCCACCCGGGAGGCGGCGCTCGTGGCGCTCGGCCAGCACTCCGCGCGGATGGCGGATGGCGCGCGTCCCGCCATGTACGCGGCCGTGGGCGAGGCGCTCCGGCGGCTGCTCGGGGCGGTGAGCTGGGTGACGAGCGCGCTGGAGTCCGGAGACATCGAGGTGAAGACCGGCGCGCTCGTGGCCGCGGCGGCCCTGCGCGAGCCCCGGCTGGCGCCCCTGGTGGCCGAGGTGGCCCAGGAGGAGCGGCTGGTGCCCGAGGTCATGCGCACGCTCGCGTGCTTCGGCCCGGAGACGGGACGCGAGCTGCTCGCGAGCATGGACCGGCTGTCCTTCCCCGCGCGCGAGGCGGCCGGACAGGTCCTGGTGGACATGGTGGACGAGTCCTTCGTGCCCGAGCTCGTCCAGATGCTCGACTGGGGCGAGGTGGATTTGAAGGGCGTGGCGGCGCGGGCGCTCGGACGCACGGGGGCGCTGGAAGCCGTGGAGCCGCTGGCGGGCTTCCTGTCCAACCCAGAGCTCGCCGGGGTGGCCGCTCGCGCGTTGGTGGCGCTGTCGGCGGGCTTTCGCGCGCAGGTGCTCCAGGTGCTGCAGACGTCCCTGGAGCAGGGGGCTCAGCCCGTGGTGCTCAACGCCCTGGTGCGCGTGGGCGGCACGGCCCAGCTCCCCCTGGTGCGGCGCATCGCCCGGGAGGCGTCCGTGCCCCTGCGTGCCACCGCCGTGGAGGTGCTCGCCGCGGTGGATCCCTCCGGGGGTCTGGAGCTGGCGCGCGTGGCGCTGGTGGACGAGGCCCCCCGGGTGCGTGCCGCCGCGGTGCGGGTGCTCGGCCAGGTGGGGGATGTCTCCCTGGCGCCGCTGCTGCAACGGGCCCTGTCGGATGATGCGTTGGAGGTGCGGCTCGCCGCCCTGGAAGCGGTGGGCGAGTGCGGAGCGGTGGCGCTCGCGGAGGACCTGGAGGCCTTGGTGCGGCATCCGGATGGAGCCATCGCCTTCCGGGCGGTGCGCTCGCTGGCGCGCCTGGGCGTGCTGCGCGACGAGGTCATCCAACACGCGGTGGCCCATGAGGACCACGAGGTGGTGAAGGCGGCGCTGCTGGCGGGCGCGGCCTCCGGGGGCGGCGAGGCCCTGGCACTGGGCCTGCTCGGCCATGCCCACTGGGACGTGCGCGCCGCGGCGGCCCGGGTGCTGGCGGACTCCCGCGAGGAGCGGCTGCTGCCGCCGCTGATGAACGCATTGCTCTCCGAGACGGATGCACTGGCTCGTCGGGCGCTGGTGGACGCGGTGGAACGCTTGTCGGGACGTTGA